The following proteins are co-located in the Candidatus Poribacteria bacterium genome:
- a CDS encoding VWA domain-containing protein: MLNQLLNWGVDARRRRNRTRSVILLSLILHMIFAIAYLFLPMNQLTQEQADALAVDLINDAEPPRKRKQKPKPPLTKKMYDPNEELARNAEQKKIEAARNKIDEVMKLSPRVVLEDVEVNKAPVSEIIPDLMTDAQLRDAEASNLSRLIAQPGQTDGRGVVTGRVRARGDGMGRFRGDGQGGSDGGLLGGGGKDGSADRLGIIDFLDEFGGPKDVVYCLDITASMQVLGMKKLPLAINALKDSVMMLGNNDKLNIVTFAETAEPMSEKMLPANAANIKRVLKYLDRFTPESIQGNTATNILAALEVALTLNPSVIVLITDGLPTTTANYPIEVNKDVILEKVREQNVNNTIIYVVALEFDFKLSHAAALLVSLAEEHNGKIKGINSDQLFEFAEQDGLTD; the protein is encoded by the coding sequence ATGTTAAATCAATTGCTGAACTGGGGTGTTGATGCACGACGACGTAGGAACCGCACGCGCTCTGTCATCTTATTATCGCTTATTCTACACATGATTTTCGCGATTGCCTACCTATTTCTCCCAATGAATCAACTCACCCAAGAACAGGCAGATGCCCTCGCTGTGGACCTGATTAACGATGCCGAACCACCCAGAAAACGGAAGCAGAAACCGAAACCACCGCTCACGAAGAAGATGTATGATCCCAACGAGGAACTTGCCAGAAATGCAGAGCAGAAAAAGATTGAAGCCGCTCGAAATAAAATAGATGAGGTCATGAAACTCAGTCCACGTGTTGTTCTCGAAGACGTAGAGGTCAACAAAGCGCCAGTGAGCGAGATTATTCCAGATTTGATGACGGATGCACAATTACGCGATGCGGAAGCCTCGAATCTCAGCAGACTTATCGCACAACCCGGACAGACAGATGGGCGCGGTGTTGTTACCGGCAGGGTCCGCGCGCGCGGCGACGGTATGGGTAGATTCCGTGGAGATGGACAAGGGGGTTCCGACGGTGGACTTCTCGGTGGCGGCGGAAAGGATGGTTCCGCAGACCGACTCGGCATCATTGATTTTCTCGATGAATTCGGGGGACCTAAAGATGTCGTCTACTGTCTTGATATAACCGCAAGTATGCAGGTACTCGGAATGAAAAAATTGCCACTGGCAATAAACGCTCTCAAAGATTCCGTGATGATGTTAGGGAACAATGACAAGCTGAACATTGTAACGTTTGCTGAAACAGCTGAACCTATGAGCGAGAAAATGCTACCGGCAAACGCTGCAAACATAAAACGCGTCTTGAAGTATCTTGACAGATTCACACCGGAAAGTATTCAGGGCAATACAGCAACGAATATTCTTGCTGCCCTTGAAGTAGCACTAACACTGAATCCATCCGTTATCGTCTTAATAACTGATGGACTTCCTACGACAACTGCCAACTATCCTATTGAAGTGAATAAGGACGTAATTCTTGAAAAGGTCCGAGAACAGAACGTCAACAACACAATTATCTATGTGGTCGCGCTGGAATTTGATTTCAAACTTTCCCATGCTGCCGCACTCCTTGTCTCTCTCGCTGAAGAGCACAACGGAAAGATAAAGGGTATTAATAGTGACCAATTGTTTGAATTCGCAGAACAGGATGGACTGACCGATTAA
- a CDS encoding ammonium transporter, whose translation MAQETATADSGDTAWMLTATALVLFMTIPGLALFYGGLVRVQNVLSVLMQCFALTGLITIVWVVCGYSLAFNTDGMEAGTLTVTSFVGGFGTMFLRGIGVDTLSGTIPETVFITFQLTFAIITPALIAGAFAERMKFSAMLIFSVVWSIIVYAPLCHMAWSGDGSLFGDIIGALDFAGGTVVHINAGIAALIAAILVGKRLGYQTTAMPPHSLTLTVVGASMLWVGWFGFNAGSAVAADGAAGMAMLVTQISTATAAVAWMFVEWAKHGKPSALGIVTGAVAGLVAITPASGSVGPIGALAIGIVSGIVCFWGATSLKAQLGYDDSLDAFGVHGIGGIVGALMTGIFVAEGLGGVGLAEGMTIGTQVWAQLLSIIVTVVWSGGLSFIILKIVDATVGLRVEEDDERMGLDLSQHNERGYNLS comes from the coding sequence ATGGCGCAAGAGACAGCTACCGCTGATTCAGGCGACACGGCTTGGATGCTGACGGCTACTGCCCTGGTGCTCTTTATGACGATCCCTGGACTTGCACTTTTCTATGGCGGACTCGTGCGCGTCCAAAACGTCCTCTCTGTGCTTATGCAATGTTTCGCATTGACAGGCTTGATTACGATTGTGTGGGTCGTCTGTGGCTACAGTCTCGCCTTTAACACTGATGGCATGGAGGCAGGGACCTTGACCGTCACTTCTTTTGTCGGCGGATTCGGGACCATGTTTTTACGCGGTATCGGTGTGGACACCCTCTCTGGGACTATCCCCGAAACCGTTTTTATTACGTTCCAGTTGACCTTTGCCATCATCACACCCGCCCTTATTGCGGGAGCATTCGCGGAACGGATGAAATTCTCGGCAATGTTAATCTTCTCCGTGGTTTGGTCGATTATAGTATACGCCCCCCTCTGCCACATGGCATGGTCAGGGGATGGTTCGTTATTTGGCGATATTATTGGCGCGCTTGATTTCGCAGGCGGGACCGTTGTGCATATTAACGCAGGTATCGCAGCTTTAATTGCTGCCATCTTAGTCGGAAAACGACTCGGTTACCAAACAACAGCGATGCCTCCACACAGTTTGACGCTCACCGTCGTTGGGGCTTCCATGCTCTGGGTAGGCTGGTTCGGCTTCAATGCTGGCAGTGCTGTTGCTGCTGATGGGGCCGCTGGTATGGCGATGCTTGTCACCCAGATTTCAACAGCTACCGCTGCTGTTGCGTGGATGTTTGTTGAATGGGCGAAACACGGAAAACCGAGTGCCTTAGGCATTGTCACTGGAGCCGTGGCTGGCTTGGTTGCTATTACCCCCGCCTCAGGTTCTGTCGGACCGATTGGCGCACTTGCTATCGGTATTGTCTCTGGCATTGTCTGCTTCTGGGGCGCAACCAGCCTGAAGGCACAACTCGGTTATGATGATTCTTTGGATGCATTTGGCGTTCACGGTATCGGTGGAATTGTCGGTGCCTTAATGACTGGCATTTTTGTCGCTGAGGGCTTAGGCGGTGTTGGATTAGCGGAAGGTATGACAATAGGCACACAAGTATGGGCGCAGCTACTCAGTATCATTGTTACTGTTGTTTGGAGTGGCGGGCTTTCATTTATTATCCTCAAAATTGTAGATGCCACAGTCGGCTTACGCGTAGAAGAGGATGACGAACGGATGGGGCTCGACCTGTCGCAACACAACGAACGTGGATACAACCTCTCATAG
- a CDS encoding DUF2250 domain-containing protein, translating to MAAELTYKIAKCCMPQEGDSITGYFKEDSTITVHHAECNAVQGFRSERLLAVAWDEIRTTETPTDSLTLPPAFAELDETDYFILKHHQELGMDYSIVVAETLRIPLEEMHQRHRKLRNLGGLKRVAGRIIHYRKNIVKGKWIKHRNHTYYELTPEGRTWIQAFENQQTASGT from the coding sequence ATGGCAGCGGAACTCACCTATAAAATTGCCAAATGTTGTATGCCCCAAGAGGGGGACTCGATCACTGGGTATTTTAAGGAAGACAGCACGATAACCGTCCATCACGCCGAATGTAATGCGGTACAAGGCTTCCGATCAGAACGATTGTTGGCAGTCGCATGGGATGAGATTCGGACAACCGAGACGCCGACGGATTCCCTGACACTTCCCCCTGCGTTTGCTGAACTCGATGAGACCGATTACTTTATACTGAAACACCATCAAGAATTGGGAATGGACTATTCAATCGTTGTTGCTGAAACCTTGAGAATTCCGCTTGAAGAGATGCACCAACGACATCGTAAATTGAGGAACCTCGGTGGTTTGAAACGGGTTGCGGGGCGTATCATCCATTATCGAAAAAATATCGTCAAGGGAAAATGGATCAAGCACCGAAATCATACCTATTATGAACTGACACCTGAAGGCAGAACGTGGATCCAGGCGTTTGAAAATCAGCAAACTGCGTCAGGGACGTAG
- a CDS encoding leucine-rich repeat domain-containing protein — translation MMTKTLYALLTLIVFSVSSWHATVVAQTVTFPDANLAAVIRTRLGLGSTDPITRADLADSNFTSLSVNNKEVADISGLEYATSLLTLELVQNEISDLSPLSTLTRLTSLRLNENEISDISSLSTLTNLTQLDLPNNQISDISVLKGLTKLTNLQLNDNEISDISVLKELTKLKGFLELNNNEISDISELSGLANITQLHLSNNQIKTVNGLSGFTSLTHLLLDNNEISDISGLSGLTSLTKLHLHANEISDISVLSGLTSLTDLRLYENEISDISGLSGLTSLTILYLQENEISDVSGLSGLTSLTILWLHVNQISDISGLSGLTSLIQLTLTDNQIRDISPLSGLTTLTALTFSENRVSDLSPLSGLTGLRLLYACANPYTDISPITSLSRLRTLHIDETFKKEAEEAFAEAGQTVRFTFCEAPPPSTGSPGDRLIVTFEDYPEERPTEEFPLTLKFSERVNGFQKEDITVETELTRGTGTATLEALTPIEGPA, via the coding sequence ATGATGACGAAAACCCTGTATGCGCTCTTAACGTTAATTGTTTTTTCGGTAAGCAGTTGGCACGCCACTGTTGTGGCACAGACGGTGACGTTTCCAGATGCTAATTTAGCTGCGGTAATTCGCACCAGATTGGGACTCGGTTCCACGGATCCTATCACCAGAGCAGACCTAGCTGATAGCAATTTCACGAGTCTATCAGTTAATAATAAGGAAGTCGCGGATATTAGCGGCTTGGAGTATGCAACTAGCCTACTGACATTAGAGTTGGTTCAAAATGAAATCAGTGACCTGAGTCCGCTCTCAACATTGACCCGTCTCACATCTTTACGGCTTAATGAGAATGAAATCAGTGACATTAGTTCGCTCTCAACATTGACCAACCTTACGCAGTTAGACCTTCCTAATAATCAAATCAGTGACATTAGCGTGCTTAAGGGATTGACCAAGCTCACAAACTTACAGCTTAACGACAATGAAATCAGTGACATTAGCGTGCTTAAGGAATTGACCAAGCTCAAGGGCTTCTTAGAGCTTAATAACAATGAAATCAGTGACATTAGTGAGCTCTCAGGATTGGCAAATATCACACAGCTACACCTTTCTAATAATCAAATCAAAACCGTTAATGGGCTTTCAGGATTCACCAGTCTCACACATTTACTCCTTGATAACAATGAAATCAGTGACATTAGTGGGCTTTCAGGATTGACCAGTCTCACCAAATTACACCTTCATGCGAATGAAATCAGTGACATTAGCGTGCTTTCAGGATTGACCAGTCTCACAGACTTACGGCTTTATGAGAATGAAATCAGTGACATTAGTGGGCTTTCAGGATTGACCAGTCTCACCATATTATACCTTCAGGAGAATGAAATCAGTGACGTTAGTGGGCTTTCAGGATTGACCAGTCTCACCATATTATGGCTTCATGTGAATCAAATCAGTGATATTAGTGGGCTTTCAGGATTGACCAGTCTCATCCAACTAACTCTTACTGACAATCAAATCCGTGATATTAGTCCGCTCTCAGGATTGACCACCCTTACGGCTTTAACCTTTAGCGAAAATCGGGTCAGTGACCTGAGTCCGCTCTCAGGATTGACCGGCCTCAGACTGTTATATGCCTGTGCTAACCCATATACGGACATCAGCCCGATTACAAGTTTGTCTCGCTTAAGAACCCTCCACATTGATGAGACATTCAAAAAAGAGGCTGAAGAGGCTTTCGCTGAAGCGGGGCAGACTGTCCGATTCACCTTTTGTGAGGCACCGCCACCGAGCACCGGCAGTCCGGGCGACCGCCTGATCGTAACGTTTGAAGACTACCCAGAAGAGCGCCCCACCGAAGAATTCCCCCTCACTCTCAAATTCTCTGAACGCGTCAACGGCTTTCAAAAGGAGGACATCACTGTAGAGACAGAACTCACCCGAGGCACCGGCACCGCTACCTTAGAAGCGTTGACACCTATCGAGGGACCCGCAC
- the amt gene encoding ammonium transporter has protein sequence MKSKVIITVLVLTCLLSLNVFALNGSIEGEKVSDAKYMADTLWVLVAAFLVFFMQAGFAMVESGFTRAKNAVNILMKNLLDFSMGSIAYWAIGFAIMFGTGSAFMGLSGWFVPADSTAFASLEWSSVPTHAAWLFQLVFAATAATIVSGAMAERTQFKSYLIYSVFITGIIYPVVGHWVWGGGWLSDFGMSDFAGSTVVHSTGGWLALTGAVVLGPRAGKYDSDGNPRPIAGHNLPLAALGVFILWLGWFGFNPGSQMGADAAEISGIAVTTNLAAAAGAITAMITAWIFLGKPDAGMSLNGALAGLVAITAGCASVSPVSAAIIGALGGIVVVLSVLMFEKLRIDDPVGAISVHGTCGALGTILLGFFDSSNGVFFGGGFGLLWAQIVGVVSVLVWCLVTGFILFYGIKAVTGLRVSEEEEQTGLDYEEHGASAYPDFNVSSMR, from the coding sequence ATGAAAAGTAAGGTTATCATAACAGTTTTGGTACTCACCTGTTTGCTGAGCCTGAACGTTTTCGCCTTAAACGGATCCATTGAGGGTGAGAAGGTTTCTGACGCGAAGTATATGGCAGACACGTTGTGGGTGCTTGTTGCTGCATTTCTGGTTTTCTTTATGCAGGCAGGCTTCGCTATGGTGGAGTCTGGCTTCACCCGTGCCAAGAACGCCGTCAACATTCTGATGAAAAACTTGCTGGACTTCTCGATGGGTTCGATTGCTTATTGGGCGATCGGGTTTGCCATTATGTTTGGCACAGGTAGCGCATTCATGGGATTGAGTGGTTGGTTTGTCCCCGCTGATTCTACAGCGTTTGCTTCATTAGAGTGGAGCTCCGTCCCGACACACGCCGCTTGGCTCTTCCAGTTGGTGTTCGCCGCAACCGCCGCAACTATCGTTTCTGGGGCAATGGCGGAACGGACACAGTTCAAAAGCTACCTGATTTACAGCGTCTTCATCACAGGTATCATCTACCCCGTTGTTGGACACTGGGTTTGGGGCGGGGGTTGGCTATCAGACTTCGGTATGTCAGATTTTGCGGGATCTACAGTTGTTCACTCAACCGGTGGCTGGCTCGCCCTGACAGGTGCCGTCGTTTTGGGTCCCCGTGCAGGTAAATACGATAGCGATGGAAATCCACGACCGATTGCTGGGCACAACCTACCGCTCGCCGCACTCGGGGTCTTTATCTTGTGGCTCGGTTGGTTCGGATTTAATCCCGGGAGTCAGATGGGTGCGGATGCAGCCGAAATTTCAGGTATTGCCGTAACAACGAACCTCGCAGCTGCCGCAGGTGCCATTACTGCGATGATTACCGCATGGATTTTCCTTGGCAAACCCGATGCTGGTATGTCACTCAACGGTGCACTCGCTGGATTGGTAGCAATTACTGCAGGGTGCGCATCGGTGAGTCCTGTCTCCGCAGCGATTATCGGTGCACTCGGTGGTATTGTGGTCGTTTTGAGTGTTCTGATGTTTGAAAAACTTCGCATTGATGATCCGGTCGGTGCCATCTCTGTCCACGGAACGTGTGGTGCCTTAGGCACAATCCTCCTTGGATTTTTCGACAGTTCAAACGGGGTTTTCTTCGGTGGAGGCTTTGGACTCCTCTGGGCACAAATCGTCGGTGTCGTTTCCGTGCTTGTATGGTGTCTCGTTACTGGTTTTATTCTATTCTATGGAATTAAGGCTGTTACAGGGTTAAGGGTTAGTGAAGAGGAAGAACAAACAGGACTCGACTATGAAGAACACGGCGCGAGTGCGTATCCTGATTTTAATGTTTCCTCAATGCGTTAG
- a CDS encoding glucose 1-dehydrogenase, with product MNQKSATGIVEQFRLEGKVSLVTGASRGIGLAMAEGLAGAGSDLVVVGREIETLTPVAERIADETGRNVLPIQADVSDLTEIDALVAQTVETLGRLDVLVNNAGVNIRNPALEFTEADWDFVTDINLKGAFFLAKACGTVMQRQKSGKVINTLSLTSAIGLPTSVAYTAAKGGLLQLTKLLAVEWAEHNIQVNGIAPGFIRTEMTAPAREDSRNRWILNRTPADRWGEPEDLAGLTIFFASNASDFVTGQMVFVDGGFMAGSDWRRQS from the coding sequence ATGAATCAAAAATCTGCTACGGGAATCGTTGAACAATTTCGGTTAGAGGGTAAAGTAAGTCTCGTCACTGGGGCGAGTCGCGGCATTGGGCTTGCAATGGCAGAAGGGCTTGCGGGTGCAGGTTCAGACCTCGTCGTTGTGGGCAGAGAAATAGAGACCTTGACCCCCGTCGCTGAACGGATTGCCGATGAAACCGGCAGAAACGTTCTCCCTATTCAGGCGGATGTCAGCGATCTGACAGAAATTGACGCGCTCGTCGCACAGACTGTGGAGACTTTAGGACGACTTGATGTCCTCGTCAACAACGCTGGCGTCAATATACGCAATCCTGCCTTGGAATTTACCGAGGCGGATTGGGACTTCGTTACGGATATTAATCTAAAAGGAGCATTTTTTCTCGCAAAAGCCTGCGGCACTGTCATGCAGCGACAAAAATCAGGTAAGGTTATCAACACGTTGTCGCTCACCTCAGCGATTGGGCTCCCCACGAGTGTCGCCTATACCGCAGCGAAGGGGGGACTCCTCCAATTAACGAAGTTGCTCGCCGTAGAATGGGCGGAGCACAACATCCAAGTCAACGGCATTGCCCCCGGCTTCATCCGAACCGAGATGACTGCTCCCGCACGCGAGGACAGCCGAAACCGATGGATTCTCAATCGCACCCCGGCAGATCGGTGGGGTGAACCTGAGGACTTGGCAGGATTAACAATTTTCTTCGCCTCTAATGCCTCTGACTTTGTTACCGGACAGATGGTTTTCGTTGATGGTGGGTTCATGGCGGGTAGCGATTGGAGGCGACAGTCTTAA
- a CDS encoding helix-turn-helix domain-containing protein, which produces MRKLRKWRDVLIEDLAADHDAAIGFLQAVLADYQIYANPGALVSALRAVIDAQGGLSELAKQTGMDPQTLLEVLSCETAPRVDMLVTILTALGCRLSIEPIENKDFRSACVEVDTRVAPPEAIKSDPALATDNK; this is translated from the coding sequence ATGAGAAAACTAAGAAAATGGCGCGATGTTCTCATCGAAGATCTCGCCGCTGATCACGACGCTGCTATTGGATTTCTGCAAGCCGTATTGGCGGATTACCAAATATATGCAAACCCTGGCGCGCTGGTAAGCGCGCTCCGAGCGGTTATAGACGCACAGGGAGGGCTCTCGGAACTTGCCAAGCAAACTGGAATGGATCCACAAACGCTTTTGGAAGTACTCTCATGCGAGACGGCACCGCGCGTTGATATGCTCGTAACTATTCTTACCGCGCTTGGATGTCGACTTTCAATTGAACCCATAGAGAACAAGGACTTTCGTTCAGCGTGTGTAGAGGTGGATACTCGGGTTGCACCACCAGAAGCTATCAAATCCGATCCAGCACTCGCCACAGATAACAAATAG
- a CDS encoding glycosyltransferase family 39 protein — protein MLKFSTKHCPKKMHIMFLSVVVLFGTALRFLNLGQWSFWIDEVFTVRDAQNLSGDSWRVIPNPIPYLAVKLSISIAGSREWGSRLIPCLVGIASIPMVFGFGRALFNWRIGLLSSAFVACSSWHLFWAQNARYPVFTFFFGVLTGWLFYASLERDSTLLTIGALVSCLCLILSHTLAVVIVPALAAYTLICLLENSNRKRWLNLLIFFLPFAVPVLALILPQVRGYLFSGWGRNVWQRSPLYIVLTLVQGVSIPVAVTAFFAPIATRFNRATLFLLCYAGIPLILFLIASQLQNVAGYYLFWTTPAYFILAGVACERICEKTQQSRAQLAPTGKGGCERVWEATGTASGNTLGILVPCVLLVTLLSQDYLYFKIENGGRPQWREAFEVVEAEKKPTDKVVLSEPEMGRYYLPELTPIYIGGLLEDSEAFEREWKTSERERLWFLVDVASFNVFDAEARVRTWIRQRGRMVKTLPAFSRAKDRTIHVYLLE, from the coding sequence ATGCTGAAATTTTCAACAAAACATTGCCCAAAAAAGATGCATATTATGTTTTTGAGCGTTGTTGTATTGTTCGGGACAGCACTCCGATTTTTGAACCTTGGGCAGTGGAGTTTCTGGATTGATGAGGTTTTCACGGTTCGAGACGCACAAAACCTTTCAGGCGACAGTTGGCGAGTTATCCCAAACCCGATCCCCTATCTGGCAGTGAAACTATCAATCTCAATTGCTGGCAGTCGTGAGTGGGGGAGCCGCTTAATTCCGTGCCTGGTCGGAATCGCCTCGATTCCCATGGTTTTTGGGTTCGGACGAGCCCTTTTCAATTGGCGGATCGGACTCCTGAGCAGTGCCTTTGTGGCATGCTCAAGTTGGCACCTGTTCTGGGCACAAAATGCGCGTTATCCGGTCTTCACCTTTTTCTTTGGTGTCCTGACGGGGTGGTTATTCTATGCCTCCCTTGAACGCGATTCAACGCTTTTAACCATAGGCGCGCTCGTTTCCTGTCTCTGTTTAATTCTTTCGCATACGCTCGCCGTTGTGATCGTTCCGGCTTTAGCGGCATACACCCTGATCTGCCTATTAGAAAACTCCAACAGAAAGCGGTGGTTGAATCTCCTCATTTTCTTTCTCCCGTTCGCGGTGCCGGTGTTGGCACTCATACTACCACAGGTGCGAGGTTATCTCTTCTCTGGATGGGGACGCAACGTCTGGCAGCGGAGTCCACTCTATATCGTGCTAACGCTCGTCCAAGGCGTAAGTATTCCAGTCGCTGTTACCGCCTTTTTTGCCCCCATCGCGACCCGATTCAACAGAGCTACGCTTTTTTTACTCTGTTATGCGGGTATCCCGTTAATTCTTTTTCTGATCGCATCGCAGCTCCAAAACGTTGCGGGTTATTACCTATTTTGGACAACACCTGCCTATTTCATTCTGGCAGGTGTTGCGTGCGAACGAATTTGTGAAAAGACACAGCAATCGCGAGCACAGCTCGCTCCTACAGGGAAAGGTGGGTGCGAACGGGTCTGGGAAGCAACAGGGACGGCATCGGGAAACACGCTCGGTATACTTGTGCCGTGTGTGCTTTTGGTGACACTCCTGTCGCAAGATTATCTCTATTTTAAAATTGAAAACGGTGGGAGACCGCAGTGGCGAGAGGCGTTTGAAGTCGTAGAAGCGGAGAAGAAACCGACCGATAAAGTTGTGCTTTCAGAACCTGAGATGGGTCGGTATTATCTTCCGGAATTAACACCCATTTACATCGGTGGGTTATTAGAAGATTCGGAAGCATTTGAAAGAGAATGGAAAACTTCGGAAAGGGAACGCTTATGGTTTCTTGTGGATGTAGCGAGTTTTAACGTCTTTGACGCTGAGGCGAGGGTTCGCACTTGGATTCGCCAACGGGGACGCATGGTAAAAACACTGCCTGCGTTTTCACGGGCAAAAGACAGGACGATTCATGTGTATCTGTTAGAATAG
- the purD gene encoding phosphoribosylamine--glycine ligase has product MKILVVGQGGREHTLVWKLAQSPLIEKIYCTPGNPGIAKISELISMPDRFTELADWAESQDIALTVVGPEAPLAEGIVDVFSERGLKAFGPDKRAAYLEASKDFAKQLMVKNGIPTAEHQTFTDAEEAMAYVEDRNAPVFVKANGLAAGKGVIPGRTFKEALQAVTTILVDRAFGEAGDSVVIEEELIGEEASFTVLTDGTYCLPFVSSQDHKMSHDGDTGKNTGGMGAYSPAPVITPELHDDVMQRIVYPTVNGMADIGRPFKGVLYVGLMITDAGPKVVEFNCRFGDPEAQVLLPRLKSDLVPLLMACIDGTLEQHADVQWHDAAAACVVMASGGYPDPYQTGIVITGLEDADAVDGVTVFHAGTKQNGENIVTDGGRVLGVTAMSGGLRDAIQQAYKGVSAIHFDNAHVRDDIGYRALER; this is encoded by the coding sequence ATGAAAATTCTGGTTGTGGGGCAAGGCGGACGCGAACATACACTCGTCTGGAAGCTTGCACAAAGCCCACTCATTGAAAAAATCTATTGCACCCCCGGTAATCCCGGTATTGCTAAAATTTCAGAACTTATCTCGATGCCGGATCGGTTTACCGAGTTAGCGGATTGGGCGGAGTCCCAAGACATTGCCTTAACCGTTGTCGGTCCCGAAGCCCCTTTGGCTGAAGGGATCGTTGACGTGTTTAGTGAACGCGGGTTGAAGGCATTTGGACCGGATAAACGCGCAGCATACTTGGAAGCGAGTAAAGATTTTGCTAAGCAGCTCATGGTAAAAAACGGAATCCCGACAGCTGAACACCAGACGTTTACGGATGCCGAAGAAGCCATGGCTTATGTCGAAGATCGCAATGCTCCTGTTTTCGTTAAGGCAAATGGACTTGCAGCAGGCAAAGGGGTTATCCCCGGACGCACCTTCAAAGAGGCGTTACAAGCCGTCACAACAATTCTGGTAGACAGGGCATTCGGAGAAGCGGGTGATAGTGTCGTCATCGAAGAGGAGCTCATCGGCGAAGAAGCCTCCTTCACCGTGCTTACCGACGGCACTTACTGTCTCCCTTTTGTCAGTTCCCAGGACCACAAAATGTCCCACGATGGTGATACCGGCAAGAATACCGGTGGGATGGGGGCCTACTCTCCCGCGCCTGTTATCACACCAGAATTACACGACGATGTGATGCAGCGCATCGTTTATCCGACTGTCAATGGCATGGCAGATATCGGAAGACCCTTCAAAGGTGTGCTATACGTCGGATTGATGATTACCGATGCCGGTCCGAAAGTGGTAGAATTCAACTGTCGTTTTGGTGATCCTGAGGCTCAAGTCCTCTTACCTCGCCTCAAAAGTGATTTGGTGCCTTTGTTGATGGCGTGTATTGATGGAACGCTTGAACAGCACGCTGACGTGCAATGGCATGATGCGGCAGCCGCATGTGTCGTTATGGCTTCGGGTGGGTATCCAGACCCCTACCAGACGGGGATAGTTATCACAGGACTTGAAGATGCCGATGCGGTTGATGGCGTTACCGTCTTTCATGCAGGCACAAAGCAGAACGGTGAAAACATTGTCACGGATGGCGGTCGAGTGTTGGGTGTCACGGCTATGTCGGGCGGATTGCGCGATGCGATTCAACAGGCATATAAAGGTGTGTCCGCCATTCATTTTGATAACGCACACGTCCGAGATGACATCGGATATCGGGCATTGGAACGGTAA
- a CDS encoding type II toxin-antitoxin system RelE/ParE family toxin translates to MRDKRVQSNIRSRFIYLEQGNFGDYRSVGSGVFELRIHVGAGYRVYFAEVDNTIVLLLCGGDKSSQTQDIQRAKPYWREYKEAHT, encoded by the coding sequence ATTCGGGATAAAAGAGTACAAAGTAATATTCGGTCGAGATTTATCTATCTTGAGCAGGGTAATTTCGGTGATTACCGTTCTGTTGGTAGTGGTGTTTTTGAATTACGTATTCATGTCGGGGCGGGGTATCGTGTTTATTTTGCAGAGGTAGATAACACGATCGTGCTTCTGCTTTGCGGTGGTGATAAGTCATCACAGACACAAGATATTCAACGAGCAAAACCTTATTGGCGAGAATACAAGGAGGCACACACATGA